A stretch of the Simiduia curdlanivorans genome encodes the following:
- a CDS encoding Ada metal-binding domain-containing protein yields the protein MSVMPLTPQQCQAARLARDGRFDGVFYTAVLTTGIYCRPICPARPPKEANVRYFPSAAACAQQGYRPCLRCKPDAAPAPASSATLTTAMGQLNAGASVVQVAQQLAISDRYLRKLFVTELGVAPKQYQLYQRCLLAKQLLHQTALPITQIAFASGFESVRRFNDCFAQQLKLTPSAVRAQDSGQTAAKNQPSLTLNLSYRPPYNWPWVCDFLRARAIVGLETVSAEHYGRQFYLGAEKVSFVALHQTEQCQFQVTIQLSNWRLLIAAVDKIRRMLDLNANSFFIDQALASAAPTIVLNAGLRIPQFPSCFEAGVRAVLGQQVSVAAARNLVAQVVANLGERDGELHWFPLPERLAEHSLDFLKMPGQRRDTLRRLAQFCVEQPSANARDWLALKGIGPWTVDYACMRGQGDTDIWLSGDLGVKHSLAKLGAVNDSLAQPWRSYLTVQMWSQL from the coding sequence TTTACTGCCGGCCTATTTGCCCAGCCCGGCCGCCGAAAGAGGCCAATGTTCGTTATTTCCCCTCGGCCGCCGCCTGCGCTCAGCAAGGTTATCGGCCTTGTTTGCGCTGCAAGCCGGACGCAGCACCGGCGCCGGCGTCGAGCGCGACCTTAACCACGGCCATGGGGCAGCTAAATGCCGGTGCGTCTGTTGTACAAGTGGCCCAGCAATTAGCGATTTCGGATCGCTATTTACGCAAGCTGTTTGTCACTGAGCTTGGCGTTGCGCCTAAACAGTACCAGCTGTATCAGCGCTGTTTGCTGGCGAAACAACTGTTGCATCAAACCGCCTTGCCGATCACGCAAATTGCCTTTGCCAGCGGCTTTGAGAGTGTGCGGCGTTTTAACGATTGTTTTGCCCAGCAACTAAAGCTGACGCCGTCTGCTGTGCGCGCGCAAGATTCAGGTCAAACGGCCGCAAAAAACCAGCCAAGTTTGACGTTAAATTTGAGTTATAGGCCGCCCTACAATTGGCCCTGGGTGTGCGACTTTTTACGCGCCAGAGCGATCGTTGGATTAGAAACTGTGAGCGCTGAACACTACGGGCGGCAATTTTATCTCGGTGCAGAAAAAGTGTCCTTTGTGGCACTGCATCAGACCGAGCAGTGTCAGTTTCAGGTGACAATTCAGTTGAGCAATTGGCGTTTGTTAATTGCAGCCGTAGATAAAATTCGCAGGATGTTAGACTTAAACGCCAACAGCTTTTTTATCGATCAAGCGCTTGCCAGCGCAGCGCCGACTATTGTACTAAACGCAGGTCTGCGCATTCCCCAGTTCCCGAGTTGTTTCGAAGCGGGTGTGCGGGCGGTGTTAGGGCAGCAGGTCTCTGTTGCGGCCGCGCGAAATTTAGTGGCGCAGGTGGTGGCTAACTTGGGCGAGCGCGATGGCGAGCTGCATTGGTTTCCATTGCCCGAACGTTTAGCCGAACACAGCTTGGATTTTCTAAAAATGCCGGGGCAGCGGCGCGATACGTTGCGCCGGCTGGCGCAGTTTTGTGTTGAGCAGCCCAGCGCCAATGCGCGCGACTGGTTGGCGCTTAAGGGGATTGGCCCTTGGACAGTGGATTATGCCTGTATGCGTGGCCAAGGCGACACGGATATTTGGTTGAGTGGTGACCTAGGTGTGAAACATAGCTTGGCTAAGCTCGGCGCTGTTAACGACAGCCTAGCCCAACCTTGGCGAAGTTATCTAACGGTGCAAATGTGGAGTCAATTATGA